The following is a genomic window from Spirochaeta cellobiosiphila DSM 17781.
GAATACCGAGCAAGTAAATACGCAGAAGGTATTAAAATCGCCTTACAAAAGAAAGAAGAGATTCGAGCGGCCCTGGATGAGCACCGAACCACTCCTCTTCCTTCAGACTGGATGCCTGTGAGTGTCTTCTGTAATTCCTGTAATAGAGATACGACTAGGGTAACGGCCTATGATGGAGATTATGGGGTAAGTTATGAATGTGAATGCGGTCATAAAGAGACTGTTGATCTTCGGAACACTAAGGCTGTAAAACTTCCTTGGCGTATTGATTGGCCTATGCGTTGGAAACACGAAAATGTGGACTTTGAGCCAGCGGGTAAGGATCATCATTCTGAAGGGGGATCTTTTGATACCAGTCGAAATGTGGTAAAGGTCTTTGATGGGGAGGCTCCTGTCACATTCCAGTATGACTTTATTTCTATTAAAGGGCGTGGTGGTAAGATCTCTTCTTCCAGTGGTGAAGTTATATCTTTGAGGGATGTATTAGAGGTCTATACTCCGGAAGTCTGTCGTTTCCTTTTTGCTGGAACCAGACCTAATACAGAGTTCTCAATTAGTTTTGACCTGGATGTTCTTAAGATATATGAAGACTACGATAAGTGTGAACGTATTTATTTTGGTGTTGATGTTGCTAATGCAAAGAAGAAGGAAAAGAATGACCGAATCTATGAGTTAAGCCAGACCCATGATGTTCCAAAGGAAATGCCTTTTCAAGTCCAAATCAGACACTTAACTAATCAACTTCAAACCTTTGATGGTGATATTGAGAGAACCATCGCTTCCTTTGGTGATCTAACAGAAGCACAAAAAGAGTCTCTTCGAGGACGTGCGGTTTGTGCCTGGAATTGGGTAAAGAACTTTGCTCCTGAAGATTTTCGTTTCTCTATTAGAAAACCTACTGACCCAGCACCTTCTATTAGTGAAGACCATACTGCTGCTGTCAAATCAGTCTATGATCTTATTGATAAAGAAATGGATACCCTGGATGAGAAGGCTTTAAATAATAGAATTTATGATATTGCTCATGAGAATAATATTGAACCTGTTGAATTGTTTAAGACACTTTACCTTTTGATTGTGGGTAAAGAAAAGGGCCCTCGTTTAGCCAGTTTTCTCAAAATCATCGGTAAAGAAAGATTATTACCACTATTAGGATAGATCTGTGAATAAAATGAAACAAAATGTTGGTTATGCTGCTGTTGACCAATTCATAAAATCGGGAATGAAAATTGGAATGGGAACAGGTTCTACTTCTCTGTATGCAGTAGAACGTTTAATTCAAAAAGTAAAGGCAGGAGAAATAACTGATATCTATCCAGTGGCCACTAGTTTTCAGACGGAATTTGCCCTCCAGCAGGCGGGCATTCCTGTTTACACCCTAAATAGTCCTGAAATCGAAGGGAAACTTGATGTCGCCATCGATGGGGCTGATGCTATTGATCCTCAATTGTGTTTAATTAAGGGAGCAGGAGCAGCTCAACTGATTGAGAAGATTGTTGAATCATCAGCTGAACATTTTATTGTTATTGGAGATGAGTCCAAGCTAGTAGAATCGTTAGGTTCCACGGTGCCAGTACCTCTTGAAATTTTACCTGCAGCACGTCAATTTGTGATCAACAAATTAGAAGAGGTAGAGGCCCAGGTAACCATAAGAGAAGGTTCTGGTAAAGCTGGTCCTGTCATATCTGATTCAGGTAACATTATTGCTGATGCTCTTTGGAGTGAAGATATTGATCCTATCAAGATGGATCAGTACATGAATAACATACCCGGACTAGTAGAACATGGTTTGTTCTGCCATATGGCTAAGACCGCCTTGATAGGTTACCAAGACGGCTCTGTTAAAACAATGACAAAATAAAGGCTTTAGGATTGGGATGAGAGATATTCTTCAATGGCTATACCAACCTTTTGATATATCTCTCTTCTTAATCCATCATTCACTTCAAGAAGCGTCATTCTAAATCCCTTAAGAGGACTTGCGAAACCTGATAAGGGAACTACACATATCCCTTGTTGTGCTAATAGGTAATAGACAAAACGTTTGTCCCATTCCAGATTATTTATGTTTGATTCAATGAATATTCTTAAATCATCATTAGGAATACTAAGGTATTGACCGTCCTTTAATACTCCCTCTTCAAAGACAATGGTAAAATATAGAGCTCCCTTTGGTTGAATCATTTTGATGCCGTTAATCTTATCAAATATCTGAGAGGCTTCTTTGGCTCTATCTTCAAAGACTTTGGCTCTCTTTTCTAAATGTCCAGGATAATTAGGATGTCCTAGTAAGGCTGGTATAGCTTTCTGGGGCAGGGATGTGGAACATACCTCAAGGCGTTTGGCATTGAGTAGACTGTTTATGTATTCAGAAAAGTTATCATCACTATCTTGGTTGAATACTTCTATCCATCCACATCGAGCTCCTGGCCATGGGATTTCCTTTGATAGACTACGTAATGCAATTCCCGGTACTTCACCAATGACTTCACTAAGAGCTGCTGTTCTATACGAAGGGAAGACGATATTAGCATAGGTTTCATCGCAGATGATAAAGATATTGTATTTACGAGCGATTTCCACTATCTGAAGTAAGGTCTCTTTAGGATAGACAGCCCCGGTCGGGTTATCAGGATTGATAAGAAGAATACCTGCTATAGCATCATTGTATTTTACTTTATTTTCTATGTCCTTAAGATTTGGTTGCCAACCTTGATCAGGATCTAAATCATAAGTGAGATGGGCATATCCAGAATGAGCCGCTTCAGCAGAGGATAAGGTTGAATAAGCTGGGGAAGGCCCAAGAATTCTTGCTTCCCTTTTGAGAAAACCAAATAATTTGGCAACTGCATCTCCCAAGCCATTAAAGAAAATAATATCATTTGGAGTGATCTGTGCTCCACCCCGTTTATTCACTTGCTGGGACAGAAACTCTCTCGTTGTCTGAATTCCTTGGGTATCCACATAGCCATAGCTGTCATCCTGAAGAGTTAGTTTGCTGATTATCTCTTTGATCCAACTCTCTATCTGTTCTCCCTTTGCAATAGGATCTCCAATATTTTCCCATATGATGGAAATATCCCATTGGCCAAGTTTTTTGGCAAATTCAACTATTTCTCTGATCTCATAGCGTAGTTGCCCGGCACCGGGATGCACAATATCTCGTCTCATGATGTAACTCCTTATAGAGCCACAGGTGGGATCTGGACTTAAAAAAAAGCCGCAGAACCTTAAGGCCTGCGGCTGTTGTTTACTATATAGTGAACACTAATTACCGCTTGCCTGAGTAATGGCTGCGGCTGCGGCTACTGCTTCAATTAATGGAACTGTTTGCAGATTGCTATTAATATTCATTAATTTGATATTAGGTTAACTAATACTTAACTGTCAATAGGTGGCTTGTAGATTTATAATATCCCATAGATCCAAATCCTGGGTTTGTTTTGATATTTCTCCAATATCCCAACCGGGTGTAGTCATCTCTACAAAGTAGTAATTGGTCATTTTCCAGGTTTTATAATAGCCAGTTGATGGTAGGTTAATACCGAGCATGGCATGTTTATAAAAGAAACTAGTGTATATCACACATTCATAGCCGAGTCGGCTTAGAATGACAAAGGCTAACAACGATTTGGAATCACAGTCCCCATAATTCCTCGTTAGAACTTCTATTGGAGAAGCCAGGCCAAAAGGGCGTTCGGGGATTTCATAGGGAATATTTTGAACATAATTGATTACTAATAGGGCCATTTGTCTATCTGTGAGATTGTTTTTTTCCTTAAACCATAGAAAAGCTTCTGCTATATTTCCTAGATAAGGTTCATCCCATTCCCACAAGGATTTGAATACACCGGCAAAGACGGTCTCTCTTCCTTTTGCTGTTGTTGTATAAGGCAAACCTTTTGTATAGAGATCTTTTGTGATGAAAGAATCCATTCTCTCAATATCCTGTTGTAATTGATCTTCTTTCACATGCCAATAAGTGGACCAGTCCTTGTAAAAAGATGGCCATCCTTGTTTGTGGGCTGTGATAGCTGAACTTTCGTAATCAGGGTATCTATCGATATAGTTATCAAGGCTTTCGCTGTAATCTCTATAGGTATAAAGATCCCGGCCGTTGTATCCGTACTTTAACAAGGAGTATAGAAATACAGTAATGATACAAAGAATGATAGTTATATTTTTGCCTTTTAATGCCATAGCAGTCTATCCAAAGGGAGTAAGAGATTGGTTTTGAATTCCCGGTTGGTACATTAGCACCTGCAACAACTTATCTATCCCTTCTTCTATGAATAAGGCCAGAGTAATGATGACCACACCCATTAGGATTGCAATAGCAATATTGTTGTTCTTTATTTCTTCAAACTCATCTATGTCTCTTGTTAAAGCGGTGAAGACCTTAAGTCCTAACCATAGGGATAGTATGGATATAAATAGGGTTATCCCAAATTGGATAAGAATGATGATGATTTGAATCAATAGTGTTTTATAGCTGCTTGATGGGTGGAAAGCTATGCGGAACAATGATTGAACAAGAGGGATTAAGGAGCTTTTAAA
Proteins encoded in this region:
- the rpiA gene encoding ribose-5-phosphate isomerase RpiA, which produces MKQNVGYAAVDQFIKSGMKIGMGTGSTSLYAVERLIQKVKAGEITDIYPVATSFQTEFALQQAGIPVYTLNSPEIEGKLDVAIDGADAIDPQLCLIKGAGAAQLIEKIVESSAEHFIVIGDESKLVESLGSTVPVPLEILPAARQFVINKLEEVEAQVTIREGSGKAGPVISDSGNIIADALWSEDIDPIKMDQYMNNIPGLVEHGLFCHMAKTALIGYQDGSVKTMTK
- the lysS gene encoding lysine--tRNA ligase produces the protein MKPKSSHWADINAAKIVREKGEKDIYVCASGITPSGTIHIGNFREIMSVDLVVRALQSLGKQVKFVYSWDDYDVFRKVPKNMPAELEQYLRQPITLVPDTTGVADSYARANEIELETQLHKVGIDPHYIYQANEYRASKYAEGIKIALQKKEEIRAALDEHRTTPLPSDWMPVSVFCNSCNRDTTRVTAYDGDYGVSYECECGHKETVDLRNTKAVKLPWRIDWPMRWKHENVDFEPAGKDHHSEGGSFDTSRNVVKVFDGEAPVTFQYDFISIKGRGGKISSSSGEVISLRDVLEVYTPEVCRFLFAGTRPNTEFSISFDLDVLKIYEDYDKCERIYFGVDVANAKKKEKNDRIYELSQTHDVPKEMPFQVQIRHLTNQLQTFDGDIERTIASFGDLTEAQKESLRGRAVCAWNWVKNFAPEDFRFSIRKPTDPAPSISEDHTAAVKSVYDLIDKEMDTLDEKALNNRIYDIAHENNIEPVELFKTLYLLIVGKEKGPRLASFLKIIGKERLLPLLG
- a CDS encoding pyridoxal phosphate-dependent aminotransferase; translation: MRRDIVHPGAGQLRYEIREIVEFAKKLGQWDISIIWENIGDPIAKGEQIESWIKEIISKLTLQDDSYGYVDTQGIQTTREFLSQQVNKRGGAQITPNDIIFFNGLGDAVAKLFGFLKREARILGPSPAYSTLSSAEAAHSGYAHLTYDLDPDQGWQPNLKDIENKVKYNDAIAGILLINPDNPTGAVYPKETLLQIVEIARKYNIFIICDETYANIVFPSYRTAALSEVIGEVPGIALRSLSKEIPWPGARCGWIEVFNQDSDDNFSEYINSLLNAKRLEVCSTSLPQKAIPALLGHPNYPGHLEKRAKVFEDRAKEASQIFDKINGIKMIQPKGALYFTIVFEEGVLKDGQYLSIPNDDLRIFIESNINNLEWDKRFVYYLLAQQGICVVPLSGFASPLKGFRMTLLEVNDGLRREIYQKVGIAIEEYLSSQS
- a CDS encoding DUF350 domain-containing protein; the encoded protein is MDIIILLSGIITVLIAIVLGVFILYFGFTVFGKFNRNINEKECLLDNNIAVAIVSGAMIFSIGYIFKSSLIPLVQSLFRIAFHPSSSYKTLLIQIIIILIQFGITLFISILSLWLGLKVFTALTRDIDEFEEIKNNNIAIAILMGVVIITLALFIEEGIDKLLQVLMYQPGIQNQSLTPFG